A genome region from Paracoccus stylophorae includes the following:
- the hflX gene encoding GTPase HflX — protein MAEPTSTEARPTRAYVIHPDLGQARTQRRLPEHALAEAVALAHALPGTEIVGQEVARLRDPNPRTLLGKGKLAEIGQRLEEAEAELVLVDGPVTPVQQRNLEKEWGVKLLDRTGLILEIFADRARTREGVLQVELAALSYQRTRLVRAWTHLERQRGGLGFVGGPGETQIEADRRAIDDQMTRLRRQLERVVKTRTLHRAARARVPYPIVALVGYTNAGKSTLFNRLTGARVMAKDMLFATLDPTMRAIRLPDAGGGASGRRIILSDTVGFISDLPPELVAAFRATLEEVLEADLILHVRDISHPETEEQAADVADILESLGVDEDVELIEVWNKIDALSADTRAALRRTDSRTEGVQAVSALTGEGLDDLIAAMDAHLARALDETRETATVRLGFGDGSKRAWLHEAGVVEQEETGEDGLVLRLRWTPRQKAGFEALDTPEE, from the coding sequence TTGGCCGAACCCACCTCGACCGAGGCAAGGCCGACCCGCGCCTATGTGATCCATCCCGATCTGGGGCAGGCGCGGACACAGCGACGCCTGCCCGAACATGCGCTGGCCGAGGCCGTGGCGCTGGCCCATGCGCTGCCCGGAACCGAGATCGTGGGACAGGAGGTCGCGCGCCTGCGCGATCCCAACCCGCGCACGCTGCTGGGCAAGGGCAAGCTGGCCGAAATCGGTCAGCGTCTGGAAGAGGCCGAGGCGGAACTGGTGCTGGTCGACGGGCCGGTCACGCCCGTTCAGCAGCGCAACCTGGAAAAGGAATGGGGCGTCAAGCTGCTGGACCGGACCGGGCTGATCCTTGAAATCTTCGCCGACCGCGCCCGCACGCGCGAGGGGGTGTTGCAGGTCGAACTGGCGGCCCTGTCCTATCAGCGGACGCGGCTGGTGCGGGCCTGGACGCACCTGGAACGCCAGCGCGGCGGGCTGGGATTCGTCGGCGGTCCGGGCGAGACCCAGATCGAGGCCGACCGGCGCGCCATCGACGACCAGATGACCCGGCTTCGCCGCCAGCTTGAACGGGTGGTCAAGACCCGCACGCTGCACCGCGCGGCGCGCGCCCGCGTACCCTATCCCATCGTCGCGCTGGTGGGATACACGAACGCGGGCAAATCCACGCTGTTCAACCGGCTGACCGGGGCGCGGGTGATGGCCAAGGACATGCTGTTTGCGACGCTGGACCCGACCATGCGGGCGATCCGGCTGCCCGATGCGGGCGGCGGCGCGTCTGGGCGCAGGATCATCCTGTCGGACACGGTGGGCTTCATCAGCGATCTGCCGCCGGAACTGGTCGCGGCGTTCCGCGCCACACTGGAAGAGGTTCTGGAGGCCGATCTGATCCTGCATGTGCGCGACATCAGCCATCCCGAGACCGAGGAACAGGCCGCGGACGTGGCCGATATCCTGGAAAGCCTGGGCGTGGACGAGGATGTGGAACTGATCGAGGTGTGGAACAAGATCGACGCGCTGTCGGCCGACACGCGCGCCGCGCTGCGCCGCACCGATTCCCGCACCGAAGGCGTGCAGGCCGTCAGCGCGCTGACCGGCGAGGGGCTGGACGATCTGATCGCGGCGATGGACGCGCATCTGGCGCGCGCGCTGGACGAAACGCGCGAGACGGCGACCGTCCGGCTTGGGTTCGGCGACGGCAGCAAACGGGCCTGGCTGCACGAGGCAGGCGTGGTCGAGCAGGAAGAGACCGGCGAAGACGGGCTTGTCCTGCGCCTGCGCTGGACGCCCCGGCAGAAGGCCGGGTTCGAGGCGCTGGACACCCCCGAGGAGTGA